From the genome of Thermococcus chitonophagus, one region includes:
- a CDS encoding metallophosphoesterase: MKVGIMSDTHDNLPAIRLAVEFFNREGVDLVIHAGDYVAPFVARELSKLNAPLKGVFGNNDGEREGLREKLGIKDEILTLDLNGLKTVVLHGTDERVVEALARSQLYDIVIRGHTHRHGIQEVGRTIIINPGEVCGYLTGVKSVAILNVKEREIKIVDLENGDILGLMSL; encoded by the coding sequence ATGAAGGTAGGGATTATGAGCGACACACACGATAACCTGCCTGCAATAAGGCTTGCAGTGGAGTTCTTTAACAGAGAGGGAGTAGATCTTGTAATTCACGCTGGAGACTACGTAGCACCGTTTGTTGCAAGGGAGCTCTCGAAGCTCAATGCTCCACTAAAAGGAGTCTTCGGAAACAACGACGGGGAAAGAGAGGGACTTAGGGAAAAACTAGGGATAAAGGATGAAATCTTAACCTTAGACTTAAACGGTCTAAAAACAGTAGTCCTTCACGGAACCGACGAAAGAGTAGTCGAGGCACTGGCCAGAAGCCAGCTCTATGACATTGTAATAAGGGGGCACACTCATAGACATGGGATACAAGAGGTAGGGAGAACTATAATAATAAACCCAGGGGAAGTTTGTGGTTACCTTACAGGTGTCAAGAGTGTTGCAATACTCAACGTAAAAGAAAGAGAGATAAAGATAGTTGACCTCGAGAACGGAGATATTTTAGGCCTTATGAGCCTCTAA
- the rtcA gene encoding RNA 3'-terminal phosphate cyclase yields the protein MIVIDGSYGEGGGQILRTSIALSAITGEPVKIINIRANRPNPGLRPQHLHGIIALKELSNAKVKGAQVGSKELTFIPGKIKAKNINVNIRTAGSITLVLQALLPAMAFADGRIKFRITGGTDVPWSPPVDYMRNVTLFALKKLGINGEIVIERRGHYPKGGGIVRGFIDPWEEKRELVAIEYTQIDKVEGISHATNLPAHVAERQAKAAKEVLETLGIPIDIRTEVSRSLGPGSGIVVWAETDCLRLGGDALGKKGKPAEVVGKEAAKELLDQLKTGACVDKFLGDQLIPFLAFSGGKIKVAEITKHLITNVWVVEQFLGKVFEVKGDISNPGIVEVVRRVEL from the coding sequence ATGATAGTAATTGACGGCAGTTACGGAGAGGGCGGGGGTCAAATACTTAGGACTTCAATAGCACTCTCGGCGATAACTGGAGAGCCTGTGAAGATAATCAACATCAGGGCAAACAGGCCAAACCCAGGGTTAAGGCCCCAGCACCTACATGGTATAATAGCACTGAAAGAGTTAAGCAATGCAAAGGTTAAGGGAGCTCAAGTCGGCTCAAAGGAACTTACTTTTATCCCAGGGAAAATTAAAGCCAAGAACATAAACGTCAACATAAGAACTGCCGGCAGCATAACCCTAGTTCTTCAAGCACTCCTCCCAGCAATGGCCTTTGCAGATGGAAGAATAAAGTTCAGAATAACGGGAGGAACTGACGTCCCTTGGAGCCCTCCTGTGGATTACATGAGAAACGTAACTTTATTTGCTCTGAAAAAACTCGGAATTAATGGGGAAATAGTTATTGAGAGGAGGGGCCACTATCCCAAAGGAGGAGGGATAGTCAGGGGCTTCATAGACCCATGGGAAGAAAAGAGGGAACTTGTTGCAATTGAGTACACACAGATAGATAAGGTTGAGGGGATTAGCCACGCAACGAACCTCCCTGCCCACGTTGCGGAGAGACAAGCAAAAGCAGCAAAAGAAGTACTCGAAACGCTAGGAATCCCAATAGATATAAGGACTGAAGTATCAAGATCACTTGGCCCAGGAAGCGGAATAGTCGTGTGGGCTGAGACGGACTGCCTAAGGCTCGGCGGAGATGCCCTTGGAAAGAAGGGCAAGCCCGCTGAAGTTGTTGGCAAGGAAGCTGCCAAAGAGCTCCTTGATCAGCTGAAAACAGGAGCCTGCGTAGATAAATTCCTCGGAGATCAGCTCATACCCTTTTTAGCTTTCTCGGGGGGAAAGATTAAAGTTGCCGAAATAACTAAACACTTAATAACAAATGTATGGGTTGTTGAGCAGTTCTTAGGGAAGGTTTTTGAGGTAAAGGGAGATATTAGCAATCCTGGGATTGTGGAGGTTGTTAGGAGGGTTGAGCTATGA
- a CDS encoding nascent polypeptide-associated complex protein, translating to MMPMNPKQLKKLMKQLDMRQLDGVVEVVIRMEDKEIVIKEPVVTVIKAMGEKMYQIAGGQEEERVTLKISEDDIKLVMEQAGVDYETAKKALEETGGDLAEAILRLTEQ from the coding sequence ATGATGCCCATGAATCCAAAGCAACTGAAGAAGCTCATGAAGCAACTCGACATGAGGCAACTTGATGGAGTTGTTGAAGTAGTAATCAGGATGGAGGATAAGGAGATAGTCATTAAGGAGCCCGTCGTTACCGTGATCAAAGCCATGGGGGAGAAAATGTATCAGATAGCTGGAGGCCAAGAGGAAGAAAGAGTGACACTTAAGATCTCCGAGGATGACATAAAGCTCGTAATGGAGCAGGCTGGAGTAGATTATGAGACTGCAAAAAAGGCATTGGAGGAAACAGGTGGAGATTTAGCTGAGGCTATATTAAGGCTAACTGAGCAGTGA
- a CDS encoding archease — protein sequence MKTWEHYEHTADIGIRGYGDSLEEAFEAVAIALFDVIVDVNKVEKKEVREIEVEGDDLESLLYNFLEELLVIHDIEGLVFRDFEVKIERVNGKYRLKAKAYGEKFDPEKHEPKEEVKAITYHDMKIEQLPDGRWMAQLVPDI from the coding sequence ATGAAAACATGGGAGCACTACGAACATACGGCCGACATAGGAATCAGGGGGTATGGAGATTCCCTCGAAGAGGCGTTTGAGGCCGTAGCGATAGCCCTCTTTGACGTAATCGTGGACGTAAACAAGGTTGAAAAGAAAGAAGTTAGGGAAATCGAAGTCGAGGGGGATGACCTCGAATCTCTCCTCTACAACTTCCTTGAAGAGCTATTAGTAATTCATGATATCGAAGGGCTGGTCTTTAGGGACTTTGAAGTCAAAATAGAGAGGGTGAACGGAAAGTATAGACTGAAAGCAAAAGCCTACGGCGAAAAGTTTGATCCTGAAAAACACGAGCCCAAGGAGGAAGTTAAGGCGATAACTTATCATGACATGAAGATAGAACAACTGCCAGATGGAAGATGGATGGCACAATTGGTTCCTGACATCTGA
- a CDS encoding DUF7132 family protein — translation MKVIKEWNVKVKLVRTKRGAILHMIELRPGHFFLEQNPLKDSKYGVAYRRIKQSFPEFYLFWEIKDNKYTGRVLAGAFLEKDEIDEFVTLLAKTEDFKKFEHILEEIEEVEEEE, via the coding sequence ATGAAGGTTATTAAGGAGTGGAATGTTAAAGTCAAGCTGGTAAGGACGAAGAGGGGAGCCATTCTTCACATGATTGAGCTAAGGCCCGGACACTTTTTCCTTGAGCAGAACCCACTCAAGGATTCGAAGTATGGTGTTGCATACAGAAGGATAAAGCAGAGCTTTCCAGAGTTCTATCTGTTTTGGGAGATTAAGGATAACAAATACACTGGAAGGGTCTTAGCTGGGGCATTCCTAGAGAAGGATGAGATAGATGAGTTCGTGACGCTATTGGCTAAAACTGAGGACTTCAAGAAGTTTGAGCACATACTTGAAGAAATTGAGGAAGTTGAGGAAGAGGAATAA
- a CDS encoding helix-turn-helix transcriptional regulator — MKNRLREFREVHGLTQEELARALGVTRQTIIAIEKGKYDPSLKLAFKIARFFGVKIEDIFIYDEDQ, encoded by the coding sequence GTGAAGAATAGACTTAGAGAGTTTAGAGAAGTCCATGGTTTAACCCAGGAAGAATTAGCTAGGGCTCTAGGGGTTACCAGACAGACGATAATCGCGATAGAAAAGGGGAAGTACGATCCCTCTTTAAAACTTGCGTTTAAAATAGCCCGATTTTTTGGAGTTAAAATTGAGGATATATTCATATATGATGAAGATCAATAA
- a CDS encoding TIGR00375 family protein: protein MLVDGDLHIHSHYSKAVSKVMVYLVIAENAKLKGLGLVGTGDILNPKWEEELLKYSKRVDDGTFDVKGVRFILTAEVEDNRRVHHLLIFPSLSQVHELRETLRKYSQDIDTEGRPHVNLSAAEIAEIANDLGILIGPAHAFTPWTALYKEYNSLKEAYGDAKVDFLELGLSADSEMADMIKAHHNLTYLSNSDAHSPQPHRLGREFNRFKVEDITFEEIRKAILKRGGRRIVLNAGLDPRLGKYHLTACSRCYTKYTLQDAIALRWKCPKCGGAIKKGVRDRILELSDTNERPKDRPPYLRLAPLAEIIAMVLGKGVETKAVKMVWQRFLKEFGSEIKVLVDVPIKTLAKVHEGVAKAVWAYRNGKLIVVPGGGGKYGEIRLPEEIKNAKIDDLEVLEIKVEEEAPKPKQSSLLDFLKGKGL, encoded by the coding sequence ATGCTCGTCGATGGTGATCTTCACATCCACTCCCACTACTCCAAGGCAGTGTCAAAAGTTATGGTTTATCTGGTGATAGCTGAGAATGCCAAGCTTAAGGGCCTGGGATTAGTTGGGACAGGGGATATACTCAATCCCAAGTGGGAGGAGGAGTTGCTTAAGTACTCCAAAAGGGTTGATGATGGAACTTTTGATGTTAAAGGTGTCAGGTTCATTCTCACCGCGGAGGTTGAGGACAACAGGAGGGTTCACCACCTCCTAATTTTCCCATCGCTGAGCCAAGTTCACGAGCTCAGAGAGACCTTAAGGAAATACTCCCAGGATATAGATACAGAGGGTAGGCCACACGTAAACTTGAGTGCAGCTGAAATAGCTGAGATAGCCAATGACTTGGGAATTCTCATAGGGCCAGCTCATGCCTTTACTCCATGGACAGCCCTTTATAAGGAGTACAATTCGCTGAAGGAGGCCTACGGAGATGCAAAAGTTGATTTTCTTGAGCTCGGCCTTTCGGCGGATTCGGAAATGGCGGACATGATAAAGGCCCACCATAACCTAACCTATCTTAGCAACTCCGATGCTCACTCTCCTCAGCCTCACAGACTGGGGAGGGAGTTCAACAGGTTCAAGGTTGAGGATATAACTTTCGAGGAAATCAGAAAGGCAATACTTAAGAGAGGAGGCAGAAGGATAGTTCTCAACGCTGGATTAGATCCGAGGTTGGGCAAATACCACTTGACGGCATGCTCCCGCTGTTACACTAAGTACACTCTTCAGGATGCAATCGCGTTGAGGTGGAAGTGCCCAAAGTGCGGTGGAGCGATCAAGAAGGGTGTTAGGGACAGAATCCTCGAGCTTTCCGACACCAACGAGAGGCCCAAGGACAGGCCTCCCTATTTGAGGCTTGCTCCCCTAGCGGAGATAATTGCTATGGTTTTGGGCAAAGGCGTTGAGACCAAGGCCGTTAAGATGGTGTGGCAGAGGTTTCTTAAGGAGTTTGGGAGCGAGATTAAGGTTTTGGTTGATGTGCCTATCAAAACGCTCGCGAAAGTTCATGAGGGCGTTGCGAAGGCGGTCTGGGCTTACAGGAATGGTAAGCTTATTGTGGTTCCTGGGGGAGGGGGTAAGTACGGTGAAATAAGGCTTCCTGAAGAAATAAAAAATGCCAAAATCGATGATCTGGAGGTGTTGGAAATAAAAGTTGAGGAAGAAGCTCCAAAGCCAAAACAGAGCTCTCTTCTAGACTTTCTTAAGGGGAAAGGTTTATAA
- a CDS encoding HEAT repeat domain-containing protein codes for MEKGFSIINIRQLREDIRKWKIKDAIDTLSLAKNKIEILKELLRDKNNTIRSNTLFLIEKMTKEGHLKPEEIEELLDDIIPLVKDSSERTALDAIKFLRYVLENVDLSDESYNKVMEALMDVVSSGRGILGEYAAEGLGLLGIKISRLVRKIVGFLVSLIKGTKEREVQSAAMTALTEIASKSKDKEVVEEIVSEMMGFLDSDDRYLQERALSALGRVVTTQKTRISKSLIDKIKDRVGKFKGGVLEGKAEEVLTAIEVAEKVPKAEEYSGYGIEQLLDMEKHEVVAEMAKENEEVLDKVIDMLSSPDYIRRTDALWVISRIVDFLGPTRAYSILPTLGDLAKSKNPWVRNTAVKTLSNIYFLYPGTKDYIISLLDLLLKSSDKRAVEAGLQLIKEISTHSPTKDLFTAAIILTMKRLNDREVRFPILRFYALTAENFLNLDRDILEALFHKLNSIYEDATDEEKKIIMSLLDLLNSILKREEKE; via the coding sequence ATGGAGAAAGGCTTCTCCATCATAAATATTAGGCAACTCCGAGAGGATATTAGAAAGTGGAAGATAAAGGATGCCATTGACACATTATCCCTGGCAAAGAATAAGATCGAAATTCTTAAGGAATTACTAAGAGATAAAAACAACACAATTCGTTCGAACACATTATTCTTAATAGAGAAGATGACAAAAGAGGGACATCTAAAGCCAGAAGAAATTGAAGAGCTCCTCGATGATATAATACCTCTCGTAAAAGATTCTTCTGAGAGGACAGCTCTTGATGCAATAAAGTTCCTGAGATACGTTCTCGAAAATGTTGACCTTTCAGATGAAAGTTACAATAAAGTCATGGAAGCCCTAATGGATGTCGTTAGTTCAGGTAGAGGTATACTCGGAGAATATGCCGCAGAAGGACTAGGGCTACTTGGAATTAAGATCTCAAGACTGGTTAGGAAGATAGTAGGCTTTCTAGTATCGCTGATCAAAGGAACTAAGGAAAGAGAAGTCCAAAGCGCAGCAATGACTGCGCTGACAGAAATTGCGAGTAAATCGAAAGACAAAGAGGTCGTGGAAGAAATAGTGAGTGAGATGATGGGCTTCCTGGATTCTGATGATCGGTACCTCCAGGAGAGGGCACTTTCAGCCCTTGGAAGGGTTGTCACTACACAAAAGACTAGGATATCAAAGAGCTTAATCGACAAAATAAAGGATAGAGTTGGCAAGTTCAAAGGAGGAGTACTTGAAGGAAAGGCGGAAGAAGTCCTCACAGCAATAGAAGTTGCAGAAAAAGTTCCAAAAGCAGAAGAATACAGCGGATATGGGATAGAGCAACTACTAGACATGGAAAAGCATGAAGTAGTTGCTGAGATGGCGAAGGAAAATGAGGAAGTACTAGATAAAGTTATAGACATGCTATCATCTCCCGACTATATCAGGAGAACAGACGCTCTTTGGGTTATCTCCAGAATAGTCGACTTCTTGGGACCCACTAGGGCATACTCAATCTTACCTACACTAGGAGACCTTGCAAAGAGCAAGAACCCATGGGTGAGAAATACGGCTGTCAAGACACTCTCAAACATATATTTCCTCTATCCAGGAACAAAAGATTACATAATATCCCTTCTCGACCTCCTACTAAAATCGTCGGACAAAAGAGCGGTCGAAGCAGGATTGCAACTTATAAAGGAGATTTCAACCCACTCACCAACGAAGGATTTATTTACGGCAGCCATTATACTTACCATGAAAAGACTTAATGACAGAGAGGTAAGATTCCCAATTCTAAGGTTCTATGCACTTACTGCAGAGAATTTTCTTAACTTGGACAGGGACATCTTAGAGGCGTTATTCCACAAGCTGAACTCCATATATGAGGATGCGACAGATGAGGAGAAAAAAATTATTATGTCGTTACTTGACCTACTGAACAGCATACTTAAAAGGGAGGAAAAAGAATGA
- a CDS encoding DUF2178 domain-containing protein, with the protein MEVERIVPLGIIVAMGAFLGWFIGRGSFVGAMVVFALGAVFLNLYYEFLRRKGYILEDERIIRMEEISARRTLQVILVILAVSMIYLSTKVRSNSSYKGLMSFSGLLLFVLLIIHGIFRIYYSRVM; encoded by the coding sequence ATGGAAGTTGAGAGGATAGTACCTTTAGGAATTATAGTGGCAATGGGAGCCTTCTTGGGATGGTTCATTGGGAGGGGGAGCTTTGTAGGGGCGATGGTGGTTTTCGCCCTTGGAGCGGTGTTCTTAAACCTCTACTATGAGTTCCTGAGAAGGAAGGGCTACATTCTTGAGGACGAAAGGATCATAAGAATGGAGGAGATATCCGCAAGGAGAACCCTTCAAGTTATATTAGTGATTCTGGCTGTCTCTATGATTTACCTTTCAACGAAGGTTCGAAGTAACAGCTCCTATAAAGGACTTATGAGCTTCTCGGGCTTATTGCTCTTTGTCCTGTTGATAATTCATGGGATCTTCAGGATTTATTACTCAAGGGTGATGTGA
- a CDS encoding M42 family metallopeptidase, translating into MVDYELLKKIVEAPGVSGYEFLGIRDVVIEEIKDYVDEVKVDRLGNVIAHKRGEGPRVMIAAHMDQIGLMVTHIEKNGFLRVAPIGGVDPKTLIAQRFKVWIDKDKFIYGVGASVPPHIQKPEERKKAPDWDQIFIDIGAESREEAEEMGVRIGTVITWDGRLERLGKHRFVSIAFDDRIAVYTLIETARQLEDTKADVYFVATVQEEVGLRGARTSAFGINPDYGFAIDVTIAADVPGTPEHKQVTQLGKGTAIKIMDRSVICHPAIVRWLEELAKKYEIPYQLEILLGGGTDAGAIHLTREGVPTGAISVPARYIHSNTEVVDERDVDAGVKLMVKALENIHELKI; encoded by the coding sequence ATGGTGGATTATGAGCTTCTGAAGAAAATAGTTGAAGCCCCAGGAGTCTCGGGCTATGAATTCCTTGGAATTAGAGACGTTGTAATTGAGGAGATCAAGGACTATGTTGATGAAGTGAAGGTCGATAGGCTTGGGAACGTTATAGCACACAAGAGGGGTGAAGGGCCTAGAGTCATGATAGCAGCTCACATGGATCAAATAGGTCTTATGGTTACTCACATCGAAAAGAACGGCTTCCTTAGAGTCGCTCCAATTGGTGGCGTCGACCCAAAGACTTTGATAGCTCAGAGGTTCAAGGTTTGGATCGACAAGGACAAGTTCATTTATGGCGTTGGGGCATCAGTTCCTCCTCACATCCAGAAGCCTGAAGAGAGGAAGAAGGCCCCTGACTGGGATCAGATATTCATAGACATTGGCGCTGAAAGCAGGGAAGAAGCTGAAGAGATGGGTGTTAGAATTGGCACTGTGATAACTTGGGATGGTAGGCTTGAGAGGCTTGGAAAGCACAGGTTTGTGAGTATAGCTTTTGATGATAGAATAGCAGTTTACACCCTAATAGAAACCGCTAGGCAACTTGAGGACACCAAGGCTGACGTTTACTTCGTTGCGACAGTTCAGGAGGAAGTTGGCCTTAGGGGAGCAAGGACTTCGGCTTTTGGAATAAACCCTGACTACGGCTTTGCAATAGATGTTACAATTGCGGCCGACGTTCCCGGAACGCCAGAGCACAAGCAGGTTACCCAGCTCGGAAAGGGAACCGCGATAAAGATCATGGATCGTTCTGTTATATGCCATCCTGCAATAGTTAGGTGGCTCGAGGAGCTCGCCAAGAAGTATGAGATCCCCTATCAACTTGAAATTCTGCTCGGTGGAGGAACAGACGCTGGAGCAATACACCTAACCAGAGAGGGGGTTCCAACGGGAGCAATTAGCGTTCCAGCGAGGTACATTCACTCAAACACTGAAGTTGTTGATGAGAGAGACGTTGATGCTGGAGTCAAGTTGATGGTTAAAGCCCTAGAAAATATCCACGAACTCAAAATCTGA
- a CDS encoding ABC transporter permease, with translation MSDFMVILMKELKDMFRDKGILIGLVIIPLVLYPALGQMVQVGMEQAQKETKVVIANFDSGEYANILIKALKVAPNVTVVEIEAKSVDEALKIATSKGYNVLVVIPSNFSECIKEDKKAVVEVYGIFTGMSLGMRESVSEGRINAVIGVLNEELAKLKLKSNFPNPEAVLHPIDVKSYSVLKGRIINLPPSVVSGVIASQAFSIPLVIFIMFTMVSQMAAGTMASEKENKTLETLLTLPVSRTAIVAGKMAGSAILGLIAALAYMFGMSRYFSSLGMHSNIKLEDLGLRITPYGMILFAIIIFLTITFAISLSMLLGTFAEDTKSAGTLVSTVMMPLLFPTFAFMIVDVDTLPPLIKYILYAIPFSHPVIASREMILGEYSKMYMSIAYLALVSLGTLYVTAWFFRTEKILTAKIRFRKRVRGS, from the coding sequence ATGTCTGATTTCATGGTAATTCTAATGAAAGAGCTGAAGGACATGTTCAGGGATAAAGGTATTCTCATAGGGCTTGTGATAATTCCCCTCGTTCTGTATCCAGCGCTTGGCCAGATGGTGCAGGTTGGTATGGAGCAGGCTCAGAAGGAAACGAAGGTCGTAATTGCGAATTTTGACTCTGGGGAGTACGCTAACATACTGATAAAGGCTTTAAAAGTTGCCCCTAACGTTACTGTAGTTGAAATAGAAGCCAAAAGTGTCGATGAGGCGTTAAAGATTGCGACTTCTAAAGGCTATAACGTTCTTGTTGTTATTCCCTCGAATTTCTCGGAATGTATAAAGGAGGATAAAAAGGCGGTAGTTGAAGTTTATGGCATATTCACGGGTATGAGTCTTGGAATGAGGGAGAGCGTGAGTGAGGGAAGGATAAATGCAGTAATCGGTGTTCTAAATGAAGAACTTGCAAAGCTCAAACTGAAGTCCAACTTCCCTAACCCTGAAGCTGTGCTTCATCCGATTGACGTTAAGAGTTACTCCGTGCTTAAGGGCAGAATTATTAACCTTCCTCCATCCGTTGTTTCAGGGGTTATAGCATCTCAAGCGTTCTCTATTCCGCTGGTTATCTTTATAATGTTCACCATGGTTTCTCAAATGGCTGCAGGAACTATGGCGAGCGAGAAGGAAAACAAAACTTTGGAAACGTTGCTCACTCTTCCAGTCTCAAGAACTGCCATAGTTGCTGGAAAGATGGCCGGAAGTGCTATCTTGGGACTAATAGCTGCTCTGGCCTATATGTTTGGAATGAGCAGGTACTTCTCGAGCCTTGGAATGCACTCTAACATTAAGCTTGAGGATTTGGGCCTGAGGATCACGCCTTATGGCATGATTCTCTTTGCGATCATAATATTCCTCACGATAACCTTCGCTATCTCCCTCTCCATGCTCTTGGGAACCTTTGCGGAAGACACCAAGAGCGCTGGCACTCTGGTGAGTACCGTCATGATGCCCCTACTGTTCCCCACTTTTGCGTTCATGATTGTAGATGTTGACACTCTTCCCCCTCTCATAAAGTACATCCTCTATGCTATTCCTTTCAGCCATCCTGTAATTGCTTCGAGGGAGATGATCTTAGGAGAGTACTCTAAGATGTATATGAGCATAGCTTATCTCGCTTTAGTGTCCCTGGGAACACTATATGTCACAGCATGGTTCTTCAGAACTGAGAAGATCCTTACGGCAAAGATAAGATTCAGAAAAAGAGTTAGAGGCTCATAA
- a CDS encoding ABC transporter ATP-binding protein, whose translation MAAVEVENLEKDYGKIKALKRISFTIEEREIFGLIGPNGAGKSTTLRILATLLTPTGGRAEVFGHDVVKEAEEVRKLISYLPEEAGAYKRLTGLEYLEFMAKLYAKDKKKAEKMLKLGIELSGLGDRLKDKVSTYSKGMTRRLLLARALMVKPRLAILDEPTSGLDIMNAFEIRKTIKKFVKEGVTFLISSHNMLEVEYLCDRVALIHRGKIVEIGEPEELKAKYNAENLEEVFMEAIKNV comes from the coding sequence ATGGCGGCAGTTGAGGTCGAAAATCTTGAGAAAGATTACGGAAAGATCAAGGCTCTTAAGAGGATAAGCTTCACAATAGAAGAGAGGGAAATCTTTGGTCTGATAGGTCCAAATGGTGCCGGTAAGAGTACTACGTTGAGAATCCTTGCCACTCTCCTAACCCCTACTGGGGGTAGGGCTGAGGTATTTGGTCACGACGTCGTTAAGGAGGCCGAAGAAGTTAGAAAGCTCATAAGCTACCTCCCCGAGGAAGCTGGAGCTTACAAGAGGCTGACGGGACTAGAGTACCTCGAGTTCATGGCCAAACTCTATGCAAAGGATAAAAAGAAAGCCGAAAAGATGTTAAAGCTAGGAATAGAGCTTAGTGGGCTCGGTGATAGGCTTAAGGACAAGGTCTCAACGTACTCCAAGGGAATGACGAGAAGGCTTCTTCTAGCTCGAGCATTAATGGTTAAACCAAGGCTTGCAATTCTTGACGAACCAACAAGTGGGCTTGATATAATGAACGCCTTCGAGATAAGGAAGACGATAAAGAAGTTCGTCAAAGAGGGGGTAACCTTCCTGATATCTAGTCACAATATGCTTGAAGTTGAGTACCTCTGTGACAGGGTAGCGCTAATCCATAGGGGAAAGATCGTTGAGATCGGCGAGCCCGAGGAGCTAAAGGCCAAATATAATGCTGAGAATTTAGAAGAAGTTTTTATGGAGGCGATCAAAAATGTCTGA
- a CDS encoding HEAT repeat domain-containing protein has product MSAYEEFLEYLKGWRLRKAIDFISANKEEGVDLLIKGLKEKDPIVKKGCLYIIKKLVMKGHFDVEDVRRIIPEIIELLGDRDESVVLQAVETLNTILTFIELPPDLSSEISEILMKAVEEKPEPINEYAAEGLAALGAKIVSIARRIFEWIRGIIKGKSSRKKIASLRVLKEIIARTENPEIMEEAFNLALDLLNDEDPVVRKSALSIIEVAVDRAEYLSRESLERASKELGSSNLGTMAREAKAKIDDYLEHPPKEKSRVGKELEEYTVEVIKKMFEREQHAAVLELAKSDYKVLQLVIRVFLSEDLLTKLDALWVLSNAANYIKRDDAEKIIPQLTEFLLHDNPWIRSTSAKVLAELALTYSSIMDRAIKIALDLLERGEYKYVRGGIELASALLNRVENLGFLEEVAKRIVKLEELPREVIEFLKEHEKEIEELDPELKKKISIKLANSLLS; this is encoded by the coding sequence ATGAGCGCATACGAAGAATTCTTAGAGTACCTAAAAGGATGGAGACTAAGGAAAGCAATAGATTTCATCTCAGCAAACAAAGAAGAAGGAGTTGATCTCCTTATAAAGGGTCTCAAAGAAAAAGATCCAATAGTTAAGAAGGGATGCCTCTACATAATTAAAAAGCTGGTTATGAAAGGCCACTTTGATGTAGAGGATGTTAGGAGGATAATTCCCGAAATAATAGAGCTCCTTGGAGATAGAGATGAGTCGGTAGTTCTTCAAGCTGTTGAAACTCTAAATACTATCTTGACCTTCATAGAACTTCCACCCGATCTTAGTAGCGAGATTAGTGAAATCCTAATGAAGGCTGTCGAAGAAAAACCAGAACCAATTAACGAATACGCAGCGGAGGGACTCGCTGCCTTAGGTGCCAAAATTGTGAGTATAGCCAGGAGGATATTCGAGTGGATAAGAGGAATTATCAAGGGGAAGTCATCAAGGAAGAAAATAGCCTCCCTTAGGGTTCTAAAGGAGATAATAGCGAGAACCGAAAACCCCGAAATAATGGAGGAGGCATTCAATCTCGCCTTAGATTTGCTGAACGACGAAGATCCCGTTGTAAGAAAATCTGCCTTAAGTATAATAGAGGTCGCAGTTGACAGAGCTGAATATCTGTCCAGAGAATCCCTTGAAAGGGCCTCGAAGGAATTAGGTTCATCTAACCTGGGAACTATGGCTAGGGAAGCCAAAGCAAAGATAGATGATTACCTTGAACATCCTCCCAAAGAAAAGTCAAGGGTAGGAAAAGAGCTTGAGGAATACACAGTTGAAGTTATAAAGAAAATGTTTGAGAGGGAGCAGCATGCTGCAGTTCTCGAACTTGCTAAGTCTGATTACAAAGTATTACAACTCGTAATTAGGGTCTTCCTCTCAGAAGATTTACTAACGAAATTGGACGCCCTCTGGGTTCTCTCAAACGCCGCCAATTACATAAAAAGAGACGACGCAGAGAAGATAATACCACAGCTTACAGAGTTTCTGCTTCACGATAATCCATGGATTAGATCAACATCCGCAAAGGTTCTTGCTGAGCTTGCCTTAACATACTCTTCAATAATGGACAGGGCTATTAAAATTGCCCTCGACCTCCTTGAAAGGGGAGAGTACAAGTATGTAAGGGGAGGAATAGAATTAGCATCGGCACTCCTAAATAGAGTGGAGAACCTCGGCTTCCTAGAGGAAGTAGCAAAGAGAATAGTGAAACTTGAAGAGTTGCCCAGAGAAGTCATTGAGTTTCTGAAAGAGCACGAAAAGGAGATTGAGGAGCTTGATCCAGAGCTAAAGAAGAAGATTTCAATAAAGCTGGCAAACTCACTGCTCAGTTAG